In one window of Polaromonas naphthalenivorans CJ2 DNA:
- a CDS encoding c-type cytochrome translates to MFLASAVPSVVAAAPFEDTMAQRTLACTACHGPQGRAAPDGYYPRLAGKPAGYLYNQLLNFREGRRHYGLMTGLIEPLSDAYLLEIAQYFSSLEVPYPAPLPSQAPAAVLRLGEQLVTQGDASRKLPACVQCHGQAMTGVAPQIPGLLGLPRDYLNAQLGAWKAGQRRAHAPDCMQDVVSRLSLEDINAVASWIAAQPLPANTHPAASLPAPAPGSSTLDCGSASLPASGMPGMAGTKAHK, encoded by the coding sequence ATGTTCCTGGCCAGCGCAGTCCCGAGCGTCGTTGCCGCCGCGCCGTTCGAAGACACGATGGCCCAGCGCACCCTGGCCTGCACCGCCTGCCATGGCCCGCAGGGACGCGCCGCGCCCGACGGCTACTACCCGCGCCTGGCCGGCAAGCCGGCTGGCTACCTCTACAACCAGTTGCTCAATTTTCGTGAAGGCAGGCGCCACTATGGCCTGATGACCGGGCTGATCGAGCCGCTGAGCGACGCCTATCTGCTGGAAATCGCGCAGTATTTTTCAAGTCTCGAAGTGCCCTACCCGGCGCCGCTGCCCAGCCAGGCGCCTGCCGCCGTGCTGCGCCTGGGCGAGCAGCTGGTGACCCAAGGCGACGCCAGCCGCAAGCTGCCGGCCTGCGTGCAATGCCACGGCCAGGCCATGACCGGCGTGGCGCCCCAGATTCCGGGCCTGCTCGGGCTGCCGCGCGACTACCTTAATGCGCAACTCGGCGCCTGGAAGGCCGGCCAGCGCCGCGCCCATGCGCCCGACTGCATGCAGGACGTGGTGTCCCGCCTGAGCCTGGAAGACATCAACGCCGTGGCCAGCTGGATTGCCGCCCAGCCGCTTCCAGCCAATACCCATCCGGCCGCATCGCTGCCGGCTCCGGCGCCAGGAAGCAGCACGCTCGACTGCGGCAGCGCATCGCTGCCTGCATCCGGTATGCCCGGCATGGCAGGAACGAAGGCTCACAAATGA
- the ccoG gene encoding cytochrome c oxidase accessory protein CcoG, with product MSKPRKIIPIAMAGSGAAAASLFAYEAPNKIYARAVSGWFAAWRWALVWITQLVFYGLPWLQWNGRQAVLFDLEGQRFFLFGLALYPQDLIYLAALLIVSALALFFFTAVAGRLWCGFACPQTVYTEIFMWVERKTEGDRIARMRLDAAPWSAQKLARKAAKQTLWLAISLWTGFTFVGYFTPILTLAASAAVWSAGPWEVFWVLFYGTFTYGNAGYLREQVCKHMCPYARFQGAMFDRDTLIIGYDKARGESRGSRPRTADAKALGLGDCIDCTLCVQVCPTGIDIRDGLQSNCIGCAACIDVCDSVMDKMNYPRGLIRYSTENALANGWSRSELLRRIVRPRVLVYGAILLLVSVTVVTSMSLRSPFRVNVIRDRGVMARTVGNGVAENVYRLQVMNATETAQRYRIDVQGPHGLALAQAAGLELMPIEERYVPVTVKLPGAAAASLAGQKLPIHFAVTQLAENGQEVRVMEDSTFWVPR from the coding sequence ATGAGCAAGCCCAGAAAAATTATTCCCATCGCCATGGCCGGCAGCGGCGCAGCCGCCGCCTCGCTATTCGCCTATGAGGCACCGAACAAGATTTATGCGCGCGCGGTCAGCGGCTGGTTCGCCGCCTGGCGCTGGGCGCTGGTCTGGATCACGCAGCTTGTGTTCTACGGCTTGCCGTGGCTGCAATGGAATGGCCGCCAGGCGGTGCTGTTCGACCTGGAGGGCCAGCGCTTTTTCCTGTTCGGCCTGGCCCTGTATCCGCAGGATCTGATCTACCTGGCCGCGCTGCTGATCGTGTCGGCGCTGGCGCTGTTCTTCTTCACCGCCGTGGCCGGGCGGCTGTGGTGCGGCTTTGCCTGCCCGCAAACGGTGTACACCGAAATCTTCATGTGGGTCGAGCGCAAGACCGAAGGCGACCGCATCGCTCGGATGCGGCTGGACGCGGCGCCCTGGTCAGCGCAAAAGCTGGCGCGCAAGGCCGCCAAGCAAACCCTGTGGCTGGCCATCAGCCTGTGGACGGGCTTTACGTTTGTTGGCTACTTCACGCCCATCCTTACGCTGGCCGCGTCAGCGGCCGTCTGGAGCGCCGGCCCCTGGGAGGTGTTCTGGGTGCTGTTCTACGGCACGTTCACCTACGGCAACGCGGGCTACCTGCGCGAGCAGGTCTGCAAGCACATGTGTCCTTACGCACGGTTCCAGGGCGCGATGTTCGACCGCGACACGCTCATCATCGGCTACGACAAGGCGCGCGGCGAATCGCGCGGCTCGCGCCCGCGAACTGCCGATGCCAAGGCGCTGGGACTGGGCGACTGCATCGATTGCACCTTGTGCGTGCAGGTCTGCCCGACCGGCATCGACATCCGCGACGGCCTGCAGAGCAACTGCATCGGCTGCGCAGCCTGCATCGATGTGTGCGACTCGGTCATGGACAAGATGAACTACCCGCGCGGCTTGATTCGCTATTCAACGGAAAACGCCCTGGCCAATGGCTGGAGCCGCTCGGAACTGCTCCGACGCATCGTGCGCCCCCGGGTGCTGGTCTATGGCGCCATCTTGCTGCTGGTCTCGGTCACGGTGGTCACCAGCATGTCCCTGCGCAGCCCGTTCCGGGTGAATGTCATCCGTGACCGCGGCGTCATGGCCCGCACGGTCGGCAACGGCGTGGCCGAGAATGTCTATCGCTTGCAGGTCATGAACGCCACCGAAACGGCGCAGCGTTACCGGATTGATGTCCAGGGGCCGCACGGCCTGGCCCTGGCGCAAGCCGCTGGACTCGAACTCATGCCCATCGAAGAGCGCTACGTTCCTGTGACCGTGAAGTTGCCAGGCGCAGCCGCTGCATCCCTGGCCGGTCAGAAGTTGCCCATCCATTTTGCGGTCACACAACTGGCGGAAAACGGCCAGGAAGTTCGGGTTATGGAGGACAGCACGTTTTGGGTGCCGCGATGA